In Cynocephalus volans isolate mCynVol1 chromosome 3, mCynVol1.pri, whole genome shotgun sequence, one DNA window encodes the following:
- the PYGL gene encoding glycogen phosphorylase, liver form isoform X2, with product MSKPLTDQEKRRQISIRGIVGVENVAELKKGFNRHLHFTLVKDRNVATPRDYFFALAHTVRDHLVGRWIRTQQHYYDKCPKRVYYLSLEFYIGRTLQNTMINLGLQNACDEAIYQLGLDMEELEEIEEDAGLGNGGLGRLAACFLDSMATLGLAAYGYGIRYEYGIFNQKIRDGWQTEEADDWLRHGNPWEKSRPEFMLPVHFYGKVEHTETGTKWIDTQVVLALPYDTPVPGYMNNTVNTMRLWSARAPNDFNLRDFNVGDYIQAVLDRNLAENISRVLYPNDNFFEGKELRLKQEYFVVAATLQDIIRRYKASKFGSTESAGIAFDAFPDQVAIQLNDTHPALAIPELMRIFVDIEKLPWSKAWEITQKTFAYTNHTVLPEALERWPVELVEKLLPRHLQIIYEINQKHLDRIAALFPKDVDRLRRMSLIEEDGGKRINMAHLCIVGSHTVNGVAKIHSDIVKKEVFKDFSEIEPDKFQNKTNGITPRRWLLLCNPGLAELIAEKIGEDYVKDLSQLTKLHGFLGDDVFLREIANVKQENKLKFSRFLEKEYKVKINPSSMFDVHVKRIHEYKRQLLNCLHVVTMYNRIKKDPKKLFVPRTVIIGGKAAPGYHMAKMIIKLITSVADVVNNDPMVGNKLKVIFLENYRVSLAEKVIPATDLSEQISTAGTEASGTGNMKFMLNGALTIGTMDGANVEMAEEAGEENLFIFGMRVDDVAALDKKGYKAKEYYEAIPELKLVIDQIDNGFFSPKQPDLFKDIINMLFYHDRFKVFADYEAYVKCQEKVSQLYMEPAQCRGS from the exons ATGTCGAAGCCCCTGACCGACCAGGAGAAGCGGCGGCAGATCAGCATCCGCGGCATCGTGGGCGTGGAGAACGTGGCCGAGCTGAAGAAGGGCTTCAACCGGCACCTGCACTTCACGCTGGTCAAGGACCGCAACGTGGCCACCCCCCGCGACTACTTCTTCGCGCTGGCGCACACGGTGCGCGACCACCTGGTGGGGCGTTGGATCCGCACTCAGCAGCACTACTACGACAAGTGCCCCAAG agGGTTTATTACCTCTCTCTGGAATTTTACATAGGCCGAACATTACAGAACACCATGATCAACCTTGGACTGCAAAATGCCTGTGATGAGGCCATTTACCAG CTTGGATTGGATATGGAGGAGTtagaagaaattgaagaagatgcTGGGCTTGGCAATGGTGGTCTTGGGAGGCTTGCTG CCTGCTTCTTGGACTCCATGGCAACCCTGGGACTTGCAGCCTATGGATATGGCATCCGATATGAATATGGGATCTTTAATCAGAAGATCCGAGATGGATGGCAG ACAGAAGAGGCAGATGATTGGCTCAGGCATGGAAACCCCTGGGAGAAGTCCCGCCCTGAGTTCATGCTGCCTGTGCACTTCTACGGGAAGGTAGAGCACACCGAGACGGGGACCAAGTGGATCGACACCCAG gtggtcctggctctgccatatGACACCCCAGTGCCTGGGTATATGAATAACACCGTCAACACCATGCGCCTCTGGTCTGCTCGGGCACCAAATGACTTTAACCTCAGAGACT TTAATGTTGGTGACTACATTCAGGCTGTGCTGGACCGGAACCTGGCCGAGAACATCTCCCGGGTCCTCTATCCCAATGATAAC TTTTTTGAAGGGAAGGAGCTAAGATTGAAGCAGGAGTACTTTGTGGTGGCTGCAACCTTGCAAGATATCATCCGACGTTACAAAGCCTCCAAGTTTGGCTCCACCGAGAGTGCGGGAATTGCATTTGATGCCTTTCCGGATCAG GTGGCCATCCAGCTGAATGACACCCACCCTGCACTTGCCATCCCTGAGCTGATGAGGATTTTCGTGGATATTGAAAAATTGCCCTGGTCTAAG GCATGGGAGATCACCCAGAAGACCTTCGCATACACTAACCACACAGTGCTGCCAGAAGCCCTGGAGCGCTGGCCAGTGGAGCTGGTGGAGAAGTTGCTTCCTCgacatttgcaaatcatttatgaGATAAATCAGAAGCATTTAGAT AGAATTGCAGCTTTGTTTCCTAAAGATGTTGACCGTCTGAGAAGAATGTCTCTGATAGAAGAGGATGGAGGCAAAAGGATCAACATGGCCCATCTCTGCATTGTGGGCTCCCACACTGTGAATGGCGTGGCTAAAATCCACTCAGACATCGTGAAGAAGGAAGT ATTCAAGGACTTCAGTGAGATAGAACCAGACAAGTTTCAGAACAAAACCAATGGGATCACTCCACGGCGCTGGCTCTTACTCTGCAACCCGGGGCTTGCAGAGCTGATAGCAGAG aaaatcgGGGAAGACTACGTGAAAGACTTGAGCCAGCTGACGAAGCTCCACGGCTTCCTGGGTGACGATGTCTTCCTCCGGGAAATAGCCAACGTGAAGCAG GAGAATAAGCTGAAGTTCTCTCGGTTCCTGGAGAAGGAGTACAAAGTGAAGATTAACCCCTCGTCCATGTTCGACGTCCACGTGAAGAGGATCCACGAGTACAAGCGGCAGCTCCTGAACTGCCTGCACGTGGTCACCATGTACAACC GCATTAAGAAAGACCCTAAGAAGTTATTTGTGCCAAGGACAGTTATCATCGGTGGCAAA GCTGCCCCGGGATATCACATGGCCAAAATGATCATAAAGTTGATCACCTCAGTGGCAGATGTGGTGAACAATGACCCCATGGTTGGAAACAAGTTGAAAGTCATCTTCTTGGAGAACTACAGGGTGTCTCTTGCTGAAAAAG TCATTCCAGCCACAGATCTGTCAGAGCAGATCTCCACTGCAGGCACTGAAGCCTCAGGGACAGGCAACATGAAGTTCATGCTGAATGGGGCCCTGACCATCGGGACCATGGATGGAGCCAATGTGGAAATGGCAGAGGAAGCCGGGGAAGAGAACCTGTTCATCTTTGGCATGAGGGTCGATGATGTGGCTGCTTTGGACAAGAAAGG GTACAAGGCAAAAGAATATTACGAGGCAATTCCTGAGCTGAAGCTGGTCATTGATCAGATTGACAATGGCTTCTTTTCTCCCAAGCAGCCTGACCTCTTCAAAGATATCATCAACATGCTATTTTATCATGACAG atttaagGTCTTTGCAGACTACGAAGCCTATGTCAAGTGTCAAGAAAAAGTCAGTCAGCTGTACATG gAGCCTGCTCAGTGCCGGGGTTCTTAA
- the PYGL gene encoding glycogen phosphorylase, liver form isoform X1 produces MSKPLTDQEKRRQISIRGIVGVENVAELKKGFNRHLHFTLVKDRNVATPRDYFFALAHTVRDHLVGRWIRTQQHYYDKCPKRVYYLSLEFYIGRTLQNTMINLGLQNACDEAIYQLGLDMEELEEIEEDAGLGNGGLGRLAACFLDSMATLGLAAYGYGIRYEYGIFNQKIRDGWQTEEADDWLRHGNPWEKSRPEFMLPVHFYGKVEHTETGTKWIDTQVVLALPYDTPVPGYMNNTVNTMRLWSARAPNDFNLRDFNVGDYIQAVLDRNLAENISRVLYPNDNFFEGKELRLKQEYFVVAATLQDIIRRYKASKFGSTESAGIAFDAFPDQVAIQLNDTHPALAIPELMRIFVDIEKLPWSKAWEITQKTFAYTNHTVLPEALERWPVELVEKLLPRHLQIIYEINQKHLDRIAALFPKDVDRLRRMSLIEEDGGKRINMAHLCIVGSHTVNGVAKIHSDIVKKEVFKDFSEIEPDKFQNKTNGITPRRWLLLCNPGLAELIAEKIGEDYVKDLSQLTKLHGFLGDDVFLREIANVKQENKLKFSRFLEKEYKVKINPSSMFDVHVKRIHEYKRQLLNCLHVVTMYNRIKKDPKKLFVPRTVIIGGKAAPGYHMAKMIIKLITSVADVVNNDPMVGNKLKVIFLENYRVSLAEKVIPATDLSEQISTAGTEASGTGNMKFMLNGALTIGTMDGANVEMAEEAGEENLFIFGMRVDDVAALDKKGYKAKEYYEAIPELKLVIDQIDNGFFSPKQPDLFKDIINMLFYHDRFKVFADYEAYVKCQEKVSQLYMNPKAWNMMVLKNIAASGKFSSDRTIKEYARDIWNMEPSDLKISLSNESSSGVNKANGN; encoded by the exons ATGTCGAAGCCCCTGACCGACCAGGAGAAGCGGCGGCAGATCAGCATCCGCGGCATCGTGGGCGTGGAGAACGTGGCCGAGCTGAAGAAGGGCTTCAACCGGCACCTGCACTTCACGCTGGTCAAGGACCGCAACGTGGCCACCCCCCGCGACTACTTCTTCGCGCTGGCGCACACGGTGCGCGACCACCTGGTGGGGCGTTGGATCCGCACTCAGCAGCACTACTACGACAAGTGCCCCAAG agGGTTTATTACCTCTCTCTGGAATTTTACATAGGCCGAACATTACAGAACACCATGATCAACCTTGGACTGCAAAATGCCTGTGATGAGGCCATTTACCAG CTTGGATTGGATATGGAGGAGTtagaagaaattgaagaagatgcTGGGCTTGGCAATGGTGGTCTTGGGAGGCTTGCTG CCTGCTTCTTGGACTCCATGGCAACCCTGGGACTTGCAGCCTATGGATATGGCATCCGATATGAATATGGGATCTTTAATCAGAAGATCCGAGATGGATGGCAG ACAGAAGAGGCAGATGATTGGCTCAGGCATGGAAACCCCTGGGAGAAGTCCCGCCCTGAGTTCATGCTGCCTGTGCACTTCTACGGGAAGGTAGAGCACACCGAGACGGGGACCAAGTGGATCGACACCCAG gtggtcctggctctgccatatGACACCCCAGTGCCTGGGTATATGAATAACACCGTCAACACCATGCGCCTCTGGTCTGCTCGGGCACCAAATGACTTTAACCTCAGAGACT TTAATGTTGGTGACTACATTCAGGCTGTGCTGGACCGGAACCTGGCCGAGAACATCTCCCGGGTCCTCTATCCCAATGATAAC TTTTTTGAAGGGAAGGAGCTAAGATTGAAGCAGGAGTACTTTGTGGTGGCTGCAACCTTGCAAGATATCATCCGACGTTACAAAGCCTCCAAGTTTGGCTCCACCGAGAGTGCGGGAATTGCATTTGATGCCTTTCCGGATCAG GTGGCCATCCAGCTGAATGACACCCACCCTGCACTTGCCATCCCTGAGCTGATGAGGATTTTCGTGGATATTGAAAAATTGCCCTGGTCTAAG GCATGGGAGATCACCCAGAAGACCTTCGCATACACTAACCACACAGTGCTGCCAGAAGCCCTGGAGCGCTGGCCAGTGGAGCTGGTGGAGAAGTTGCTTCCTCgacatttgcaaatcatttatgaGATAAATCAGAAGCATTTAGAT AGAATTGCAGCTTTGTTTCCTAAAGATGTTGACCGTCTGAGAAGAATGTCTCTGATAGAAGAGGATGGAGGCAAAAGGATCAACATGGCCCATCTCTGCATTGTGGGCTCCCACACTGTGAATGGCGTGGCTAAAATCCACTCAGACATCGTGAAGAAGGAAGT ATTCAAGGACTTCAGTGAGATAGAACCAGACAAGTTTCAGAACAAAACCAATGGGATCACTCCACGGCGCTGGCTCTTACTCTGCAACCCGGGGCTTGCAGAGCTGATAGCAGAG aaaatcgGGGAAGACTACGTGAAAGACTTGAGCCAGCTGACGAAGCTCCACGGCTTCCTGGGTGACGATGTCTTCCTCCGGGAAATAGCCAACGTGAAGCAG GAGAATAAGCTGAAGTTCTCTCGGTTCCTGGAGAAGGAGTACAAAGTGAAGATTAACCCCTCGTCCATGTTCGACGTCCACGTGAAGAGGATCCACGAGTACAAGCGGCAGCTCCTGAACTGCCTGCACGTGGTCACCATGTACAACC GCATTAAGAAAGACCCTAAGAAGTTATTTGTGCCAAGGACAGTTATCATCGGTGGCAAA GCTGCCCCGGGATATCACATGGCCAAAATGATCATAAAGTTGATCACCTCAGTGGCAGATGTGGTGAACAATGACCCCATGGTTGGAAACAAGTTGAAAGTCATCTTCTTGGAGAACTACAGGGTGTCTCTTGCTGAAAAAG TCATTCCAGCCACAGATCTGTCAGAGCAGATCTCCACTGCAGGCACTGAAGCCTCAGGGACAGGCAACATGAAGTTCATGCTGAATGGGGCCCTGACCATCGGGACCATGGATGGAGCCAATGTGGAAATGGCAGAGGAAGCCGGGGAAGAGAACCTGTTCATCTTTGGCATGAGGGTCGATGATGTGGCTGCTTTGGACAAGAAAGG GTACAAGGCAAAAGAATATTACGAGGCAATTCCTGAGCTGAAGCTGGTCATTGATCAGATTGACAATGGCTTCTTTTCTCCCAAGCAGCCTGACCTCTTCAAAGATATCATCAACATGCTATTTTATCATGACAG atttaagGTCTTTGCAGACTACGAAGCCTATGTCAAGTGTCAAGAAAAAGTCAGTCAGCTGTACATG AATCCAAAGGCCTGGAACATGATGGTACTCAAAAACATAGCTGCCTCGGGGAAATTCTCCAGCGACCGAACAATTAAAGAATACGCCAGGGACATCTGGAACATGGAGCCTTCGGATCTAAAGATTTCCCTTTCCAATGAGTCTAGCAGTGGGGTGAACAAAGCCAATGGAAATTGA